In Rutidosis leptorrhynchoides isolate AG116_Rl617_1_P2 chromosome 2, CSIRO_AGI_Rlap_v1, whole genome shotgun sequence, one genomic interval encodes:
- the LOC139887685 gene encoding uncharacterized protein, protein MAPIYSRVNDLSNSTWSKTLLDEPLLTGRPTKHIGNKNKEGDEATKVLQLVCNEIDKLEFSGTHHPYYTRPLLEAACQNAYKVVDEILYRSPEAIQSTDKSGYDIIQLAIIHRSDKIYKRIYDTGERKNLYRTVEDSSKNNILHLAARLAPSHELNRRRCAALQLQHELQWREEVKKHIYPTYITRENIFKETPDMVFSREHEQLVKEGENWMKTTAESCSITAALIATIMFAAAITVPGGNRQETGIPMFTNNVAFIIFAVSDAISLFASSTALLVFLTILTARFAENDFLVSLPIRMLIGLVALLLSTIVMMVAFSATLFLVFCHKKLWMIAPICVLAFIPIGFTTTFWLI, encoded by the exons ATGGCTCCCATCTACTCGAGGGTAAACGACCTGTCTAATAGTACTTGGTCCAAAACACTCTTAGATGAGCCGTTACTAACAG GTCGACCTACTAAGCATATCGGGAACAAGAACAAGGAGGGGGATGAGGCGACAAAGGTTCTACAATTGGTATGTAACGAAATAGACAAGTTGGAGTTCTCTGGTACTCATCACCCGTACTATACCCGACCACTTCTGGAGGCTGCATGTCAAAATGCTTATAAAGTTGTTGATGAGATTTTATATAGATCACCTGAAGCAATTCAAAGTACCGATAAAAGTGGATATGACATCATTCAATTGGCAATAATACACCGTTCCGACAAAATCTACAAACGTATATATGACACTGGGGAGCGTAAGAATCTTTATAGGACGGTTGAAGATTCTTCTAAAAACAATATATTGCACTTGGCTGCAAGGCTGGCGCCATCACATGAACTCAATCGTAGAAGATGTGCAGCTTTACAACTACAACATGAGCTTCAGTGGCGTGAG GAAGTGAAGAAACACATCTACCCTACATACATTACTCGAGAGAACATTTTCAAGGAGACACCGGATATGGTGTTCTCAAGGGAACATGAACAGTTAGTCAAGGAAGGAGAAAATTGGATGAAGACCACCGCCGAATCATGTAGCATCACTGCTGCATTGATTGCAACAATCATGTTTGCAGCAGCAATAACCGTACCAGGTGGAAACCGTCAAGAAACAGGCATTCCTATGTTTACCAATAACGTTGCCTTTATTATATTTGCGGTATCAGATGCAATTTCACTATTTGCTTCAAGTACCGCATTATTAGTTTTTTTGACCATCTTAACTGCACGTTTTGCTGAGAATGACTTTCTAGTGAGTTTGCCAATCCGAATGCTTATTGGACTTGTTGCCTTATTGCTCTCGACGATTGTCATGATGGTGGCCTTTAGCGCGACGTTGTTCCTTGTATTCTGTCATAAAAAACTTTGGATGATTGCTCCAATATGTGTCTTGGCTTTTATCCCAATTGGTTTCACTACTACATTTTGGCTCATTTAG